The sequence GCATGTATCCGATGCGATCTTGAACGTGCTGCGGATCGGCGGCCACGTCGATGCCCAAGACGAGCAGGTCGCCTGAGTCGGCGGTGAGCAGGCCCGTGGCCAGCCGGATCAGTGTGGTTTTTCCGGCGCCGTCGGGGCCGACCAGTGCGGTGAGCGTACCGGGCTCAGCTTCGAGCGAGACGCCGTCGAGCGCCTGAATGGTTTGCCCGCGGCCGCGGGAAAACGCTTTGCGGATGTCGCGGCCTTGCAGCGCTGGTCCGATGCCCGCTGCGGCGCTCATCGCTTGCTCTCCGCCGACGGCGGCGACACTTCGTCGTTTGGTTGCGACCGGGGCTTCCCTTCGGTCCAGCCCCGGCCACTCGCCGTTTCGTCGGCCCCATCGTCCTGCCTCGTGCCTCCCGCCTCCTGCCGACTGTTCGTCGCTGCACCCGCCTTGCCGGCCTGATCGAGGGCCACCTGCACGGTTGCCGGCATTCCCAGCCGCAAGTCGTCCGTCGCGTCCTTCACGAACACGCGCACCTCATATACCAAGCTGGTGCGCAGCTCGGTGGTCTCGACCGGCTTCGGTGTGAACTCGGCCGTGGGGGATATGAAACCGACCCAGCCGTCGAACGACCGATCGGGAAAGCTGTCGACCGCCACTGTGGCCACCATCCCCTGATGCACGTGACCAAGGTCCCGTTCATTGACATACGCTCGGACCCACTTCGGATCGATAATTGCCAGCGAGAAGACCGGCTTCTGCGGCGACGCCATTTCGCCCGGCTCCATGATCCGTGTGCGAACGACGGCGTCCATCGGCGCGATAAGCTGGGCGTCTTTGAGCTGCTGCTGAAGGAACGCGAGCTGAGCTTCATTGGCTTTCAACCGGGCTTCGTTCTCGGCGATCTCCTCCTTTCGCGGCCCAAGCAATTGCAAGTCCAACGCTTTTTGGTTCATTGCTTGTTTAGCGTCGGCCACGTCGAGGCTCGCCTTGGCGTCGTCGAATTGCTGCTGGCTCGCGGCGCCTTTGGGTGCGAGGCTTCTCATCCGATCGTATTGCAGGCGGGCGTTCGCAGCATCCGCCTTGGCCGCTTCCAGGTTGGCTCGAGCTTGCGCGATTTCCTCGGGCCGATTGCCGTTGTGCAGCCGCTCGACCACATTGCGCTGCGCGGCCGCCGTGGCCTCGGCCTGCGCCACTTGCGGTTCCAATCGCCCCGTGTCGAGCTTGGCCAGCACTTGCCCGGCGCGGACATGGTCTCCCTCCTGCACCAGCACGGCGGCGATCCGCTCGCTGTTGTTAAAGGCCAACTCGACCTGCCGCAAATCGACGTTGCCGTACAACGTGAGCTGCGTGGCGGGCGGCTTACGATGATTCCACCACCACACGGCGCCGATTCCGACGGCCGTCAGCAGCAAGAGGATCACGACCGTTCGTTTCATGGATCACCTGGGAACACGAATTCGACGTTTGCGTCGCGA comes from Pirellulales bacterium and encodes:
- a CDS encoding efflux RND transporter periplasmic adaptor subunit — its product is MKRTVVILLLLTAVGIGAVWWWNHRKPPATQLTLYGNVDLRQVELAFNNSERIAAVLVQEGDHVRAGQVLAKLDTGRLEPQVAQAEATAAAQRNVVERLHNGNRPEEIAQARANLEAAKADAANARLQYDRMRSLAPKGAASQQQFDDAKASLDVADAKQAMNQKALDLQLLGPRKEEIAENEARLKANEAQLAFLQQQLKDAQLIAPMDAVVRTRIMEPGEMASPQKPVFSLAIIDPKWVRAYVNERDLGHVHQGMVATVAVDSFPDRSFDGWVGFISPTAEFTPKPVETTELRTSLVYEVRVFVKDATDDLRLGMPATVQVALDQAGKAGAATNSRQEAGGTRQDDGADETASGRGWTEGKPRSQPNDEVSPPSAESKR